A stretch of Aspergillus nidulans FGSC A4 chromosome VI DNA encodes these proteins:
- a CDS encoding uncharacterized protein (transcript_id=CADANIAT00009677), with protein MSAARKVFHCAVDETALTTNISEIKKWATNGAITLIVPLYTLERLHALKKAGSQVAINAREAVRFLDRATSDKGNAASERVILQGPMEQFEDWSEAEKFFLPEFEEEPEAAGRLGSADEPTLQDRREEKDSDRRKSNGATDDLSRMLLSKLNFKKDPDAASATSTGTHSGPASRPATDTAAPPLGVLSPLCRPSYGLCLSALLWKLHKSPDASNAAKAPILVTNDPYYANLGTKIWYCCQEHPSSTIEIPTQPIDPNSFSRSLGVPSKQHATVDLSTQAGASRGFAGASRNNGNNRRGTSRGQTRGGSRGRGKLWVP; from the exons ATGTCGGCCGCACGCAAGGTCTTCCACTGTGCCGTGGATGAAACGGCATTAACGACGAACATCAGCGAGATAAAAAAATGGGCCACCAACGGAGCTATCACTCTCATCGTTCCTCTTTACA CACTTGAGCGCCTTCATGCATTGAAGAAAGCCGGATCCCAGGTCGCCATCAACGCTCGAGAGGCAGTGCGGTTTCTTGACCGCGCAACCTCGGACAAAGGCAACGCTGCTTCTGAACGAGTTATATTGCAGGGCCCGATGGAACAGTTTGAAGACTGGAGTGAGGCGGAGAAGTTCTTTTTACCGGAATTTGAGGAGGAACCAGAAGCTGCCGGGAGATTAGGCTCAGCGGACGAGCCGACTCTGCAGGACAGGCGCGAGGAGAAGGACAGTGACCGCAGGAAGAGCAATGGTGCTACGGACGACCTATCACGGATGCTCCTCAGCAAGCTGAATTTCAAGAAGGACCCGGATGCCGCCTCGGCTACATCTACTGGCACTCATAGTGGCCCCGCCTCCCGGCC AGCAACGGACACCGCCGCACCGCCTCTGGGTGTACTATCCCCGTTGTGCCGCCCGTCTTACGGCCTTTGTCTTAGCGCACTTCTTTGGAAACTACACAAAAGTCCCGATGCATCTAATGCTGCTAAGGCTCCTATCCTAGTTACCAACGATCCGTACTACGCAAATTTGGGCACAAAAATTTGGTATTGCTGTCAAGAACATCCATCA AGTACGATAGAAATTCCAACCCAACCAATCGACCCCAACTCGTTCAGCCGGTCGCTGGGCGTGCCCTCGAAGCAGCATGCCACGGTCGATTTGAGTACCCAGGCCGGCGCCTCACGTGGCTTCGCAGGCGCCTCGCGGAACAATGGAAACAACCGGCGCGGAACGTCTCGTGGCCAAACTCGTGGCGGCAGCCGTGGCCGTGGCAAGCTATGGGTTCCTTGA
- a CDS encoding RPEL repeat-containing protein (transcript_id=CADANIAT00009676), which translates to MSTSFETPSNGTPAIDTTSLATSPLERRDSLEKHLLTRPDPKDLKDRHILLDTNVAPSIQAMRQKLDRQQLSDNLKKSLEHRPEREELVERHILPADEQAPVNQ; encoded by the exons ATGTCCACCTCATTCGAAACTCCCTCCAACGGCACGCCCGCAATCGACACAACCTCCCTCGCTACCTCCCCGCTCGAACGCCGCGACTCCCTTGAGAAACACCTCCTGACTCGTCCCGACCCGAAAGACCTCAAGGATAGGCATATCCTGCTCGATACGAATGTTGCTCC ATCCATCCAAGCAATGCGCCAGAAGCTTGATCGCCAGCAGCTGTCGGATAATTTGAAGAAGAGCCTGGAGCATCGGCCAGAGAGGGAAGAATTGGTTGAGC GCCATATCCTCCCCGCTGACGAACAGGCGCCTGTTAATCAGTGA
- a CDS encoding sulfurtransferase (transcript_id=CADANIAT00009678) — protein MAFAAVRSSFLSPTRFIRPTMPVSQQIRTQAQTRQVSFSSYLVTPKELSDALKKNPSTKISTSPRVIPLCAAWFMPNDPEGRTGIDVFRKHRVPQARFFDLDAIKDTESPYPHMLPTAETFAQAMSELGIRRDDEVVVYDTEELGIFSAPRVGWTLRVFGHPRVHILNNYRLWVRDGYPTETGEPRQPERTNYPVPSYDSKLVIPFRELKEIAKEHRKEGAKEVEILDARSQGRWAGTDPEPRPGLSSGHIPGSMSLPFQELLDPETKTYLPPDQLRKIFESRDIDETKSIISSCGTGVTATIVETALGLAEYGDPSIRRVYDGSWTEWAQRVRPTDGLIKKAT, from the exons ATGGCTTTCGCAGCGGTCCGcagctcctttctctcaCCGACCCGTTTCATACGACCGACTATGCCGGTATCCCAGCAAATACGGACTCAGGCTCAGACCCGTCAGGTCTCTTTTTCGTCATACCTCGTTACTCCTAAAGAGCTCTCAGAtgccctgaagaagaatCCGTCTACGAAGATCTCGACTTCTCCCCGCGTAATACCCTTATGCGCAGCTTGGTTTATGCCCAATGACCCTGAGGGTCGCACAGGGATTGATGTTTTTCGTAAACACCGTGTACCACAAGCTCGCTTCTTTGATCTGGATGCTATTAAGGATACTGAGTCGCCTTACCCGCATATGCTTCCAACTGCAGAGACGTTCGCCCAAGCAATGAGTGAGCTTGGGATTCGACGTGATGATGAGGTGGTTGTCTATGATACGGAGGAGCTCGGAATATTCAGTGCACCTCGCGTTGGGTGGACACTCAGAGTGTTTGGGCATCCCAGAGTTCATATCTTGAACAACTACAGGTTATGGGTGCGCGATGGCTACCCGACAGAGACCGGCGAGCCTCGTCAACCGGAGAGGACGAACTACCCTGTGCCTTCATACGACTCAAAGCTCGTGATTCCATTTCGTGAGCTGAAGGAGATCGCCAAGGAGCATCGCAAGGAGGGTGCGAAAGAAGTTGAAATCCTGGACGCCCGATCTCAGGGCCGCTGGGCGGGAACTGACCCTGAGCCGCGCCCCGGTCTATCCTCTGGACATATCCCTGGATCAATGAGTCTCCCGTTTCAGGAATTGCTGGATCCTGAGACCAAGACATACCTTCCTCCAGACCAATTACGAAAGATTTTCGAGTCGCGCGATATTGATGAGACCAAGTCTATCATCAGCTCCTGCGGTACCGGCGTGACAGCTACTATAGTCGAGACGGCGCTGGGGCTGGCCGAATACGGTGACCCTAGTATTCGAAGAGTATACGATGGAAGCTGGAC GGAATGGGCTCAGCGTGTTAGACCAACGGATGGATTGATTAAGAAGGCAACCTAA
- a CDS encoding kinesin family protein bimC (transcript_id=CADANIAT00009681) — translation MAGPQRATSGLPTRRTTTRQPTRRAGSAIPERQTSTASPAVSTKTAAISRTRTLKSPGEPASVLAKRKERDIEREINEDTSIHVVVRCRGRNEREVKENSGVVLQTEGVKGKTVELSMGPNAVSNKTYTFDKVFSAAADQITVYEDVVLPIVTEMLAGYNCTIFAYGQTGTGKTYTMSGDMTDTLGILSDNAGIIPRVLYSLFAKLADTESTVKCSFIELYNEELRDLLSAEENPKLKIYDNEQKKGHMSTLVQGMEETYIDSATAGIKLLQQGSHKRQVAATKCNDLSSRSHTVFTITVNIKRTTESGEEYVCPGKLNLVDLAGSENIGRSGAENKRATEAGLINKSLLTLGRVINALVDKSQHIPYRESKLTRLLQDSLGGRTKTCIIATISPARSNLEETISTLDYAFRAKNIRNKPQINSTMPKMTLLREFTAEIEKLKAELIATRHRNGVYMSVESYEEMKMENESRRIISEEQRAKIESMESSLRHKVQELLTLTSKFNDLKKDNDDTLAALCSTNDVLQQTDIVLQNTRAQLEEEEMLRCAHEETEHQLQDVGKGLISTLGQTVEDINSLQSKLDRKAELDATNAELWRASSTEVSDVTKRIDQRVEAFQTRHAKLLETTSVKVNEFIATEISNIERTRSDLSEYNRSLDAACNNAKAETSSAHEDMNNVLEEIKDLREEVKSKVGEGLNGLSAAAARISEEVIGEFTQLHSQLHTSFNNLGKDLKSIFETMATHLSEQKNEINRLRAELQSSNRQNIETTHKASAHLAQAIEEEHVAAEAEREILMSQIKALVEESRQKQFARLRAKIDGVRTEISASGDMLEQATTQHDRQIDEWVFKSEQFAKDVNASKDEIRTKLQNDWEAFDQRNSTIRKATESVHKETVRIVDVQVDDMGRQMEALDDFVAKARSQNGRYRDAHIATLDTIATGVRDSYSSIEGRVENLTGRMNQFQQEATHHHATLEESIAPLSNDVRKPLTDLSSSFQNRSLEEYVATGVTPKKRKYDYISVLPSTESHEVLKSRLRTTKEMEVLPFNSDDQLSGPSSSPGGSPSKGFVYNDVEDEVGTHAPTVTNVNPSNTGLREVDANVAARPLVYSTGEKSTDQDGSPVVSPDSATEAEGMNGPPSKRRRSNSVVADTKLPNKMLARRMAGMMEGRENVPPPGISNGRRLRGRPSP, via the exons ATGGCCGGCCCCCAGCGGGCTACTTCTGGCCTTCCCACCAGGCGAACGACGACGCGACAGCCGACACGACGGGCGGGTTCTGCGATACCAGAACGCCAGACATCCACAGCATCCCCAGCTGTATCAACAAAAACGGCTGCCATTAGTCGGACGCGCACATTAAAATCCCCGGGCGAACCGGCGAGCGTGCTCGCGAAGCGAAAGGAGAGGGACATTGAGCGAGAAATCAACGAAGATACAAGCATCCATGTCGTCGTACGATGTCGAGGCCGTAACGAGCGCGAAGTCAAGGAGAACAGCGGGGTTGTTTTGCAGACAGAGGGCGTGAAGGGTAAAACTGTGGAGTTGTCAATGGGTCCAAATGCAGTATCAAACAAGACCTACACGTTCGATAAAGTCTTCTCCGCGGCGGCAGACCAAATTACGGTGTACGAGGATGTAGTTCTGCCAATTGTCACTGAG ATGCTTGCTGGATACAATTGCACCATCTTCGCATACGGACAAACCGGTACCGGAAAGACATACACGATGTCTGGAGATATGACGGATACATTGGGTATATTATCCGACAATGCTGGAATTATCCCCCGCGTTCTATATTCTCTATTCGCCAAATTAGCTGATACAGAGAGTACGGTAAAATGCTCCTTTATCGAGCTTTACAACGAGGAACTCCGAGATTTGCTCTCCGCGGAAGAGAACCCGAAGCTAAAGATTTACGACAATGAGCAGAAAAAAGGTCATATGAGCACACTCGTACAAGGCATGGAGGAGACATACATCGATTCCGCGACTGCAGGTATCAAACTTCTCCAGCAAGGTAGCCATAAGCGTCAAGTTGCTGCGACCAAGTGCAACGACCTGAGTTCACGAAGTCATACCGTGTTCACCATCACGGTGAATATCAAGCGGACTACAGAGTCTGGGGAGGAATACGTGTGCCCTGGCAAGCTAAACCTGGTCGATCTGGCTGGTAGCGAGAACATTGGGCGGAGCGGTGCAGAAAATAAGCGTGCAACTGAGGCTGGCTTAATTAACAAGAGTCTGCTTACCCTTGGCCGCGTGATCAATGCCCTCGTCGACAAGAGCCAACACATTCCCTATAG AGAATCTAAGCTCACGCGCTTACTTCAAGATTCCCTCGGCGGACGAACCAAGACATGCATCATAGCTACAATCTCGCCTGCTAGAAGCAATCTAGAGGAGACAATTTCAACGCTGGACTATGCTTTCAGAGCCAAGAATATCCGCAACAAGCCGCAAATAAACTCTACCATGCCTAAAATGACGCTTCTCCGTGAATTCACTGCCGAAATTGAGAAACTAAAGGCGGAGTTGATCGCGACCAGACATCGTAACGGAGTGTACATGTCAGTGGAATCTTatgaggaaatgaagatggaaaacGAGTCACGAAGGATTATCAGTGAGGAGCAACGGGCCAAAATCGAGTCGATGGAGTCTAGCCTTCGCCATAAGGTCCAAGAGTTACTCACTTTGACGAGCAAGTTCAACgacctgaagaaggacaaCGACGACACATTGGCCGCTTTATGCTCCACAAATGATGTCCTCCAACAGACCGACATTGTCTTGCAGAACACCCGTGCccagcttgaagaggaagagatgctgCGATGTGCGCATGAAGAGACTGAACACCAGCTCCAGGATGTCGGCAAAGGACTTATATCAACCCTTGGCCAAACCGTTGAAGATATTAATAGCCTACAATCAAAGCTTGATCGGAAAGCCGAGTTGGACGCTACCAATGCGGAATTATGGAGAGCTTCCTCAACGGAGGTTTCAGATGTCACGAAGCGGATTGACCAGCGGGTTGAGGCTTTCCAGACGCGGCATGCAAAGCTTCTCGAAACCACGTCTGTCAAAGTTAACGAGTTCATTGCTACAGAGATTTCTAACATCGAGAGGACTCGGTCAGATCTCTCCGAGTATAACCGCTCGCTTGATGCGGCATGTAACAATGCGAAGGCTGAGACATCTAGTGCTCACGAAGACATGAACAATGTGCTTGAAGAAATCAAAGATCTGCGCGAGGAAGTCAAGTCTAAAGTAGGAGAGGGACTTAATGGCCTCTCAGCTGCCGCAGCCCGGATATCGGAGGAGGTTATTGGTGAATTCACCCAACTTCACAGCCAA CTGCACACATCCTTCAATAACCTTGGAAAAGACCTGAAATCGATCTTTGAGACGATGGCCACGCATCTTTCAGAGCAGAAGAACGAAATAAACAGGCTACGGGCCGAGCTACAGAGCTCGAACCGCCAGAACATAGAAACGACGCACAAGGCCTCCGCTCATCTCGCTCAAGcgattgaagaagaacacGTCGCTGCGGAAGCGGAACGTGAGATTTTAATGTCACAGATCAAAGCGCTGGTTGAGGAATCTCGCCAGAAGCAATTCGCCCGCCTCAGGGCCAAGATTGACGGGGTCAGGACCGAGATTTCAGCATCAGGGGACATGTTAGAGCAGGCCACAACTCAGCATGACCGCCAGATCGATGAGTGGGTTTTCAAGTCTGAGCAATTCGCTAAGGATGTCAATGCATCGAAAGATGAGATCAGGACGAAGCTGCAAAATGATTGGGAG GCATTTGATCAGCGGAATTCGACAATCCGGAAGGCAACAGAATCTGTCCATAAGGAGACGGTACGCATTGTTGACGTTCAAGTAGACGACATGGGACGGCAAATGGAAGCTCTGGACGATTTCGTGGCAAAGGCACGATCTCAGAATGGTCGTTACCGTGATGCGCATATTGCAACCCTGGATACAATAGCCACCGGTGTTCGCGACTCCTACTCCTCGATTGAGGGGCGGGTTGAAAACTTGACTGGCCGGATGAACCAGTTCCAACAAGAAGCAACCCATCATCATGCCACTCTGGAAGAATCCATTGCTCCGCTATCAAACGATGTTAGGAAGCCCCTTACGGACTTGTCTTCCAGTTTTCAAAATCGTTCTCTGGAGGAGTATGTCGCCACTGGTGTCACCCCGAAGAAACGGAAGTACGACTATATTTCTGTCTTGCCTAGCACGGAGTCTCATGAGGTCCTCAAGTCTCGCCTGAGAACAACAAAGGAGATGGAAGTCCTTCCATTCAACAGCGACGACCAGTTGTCCGGCCCTTCCAGCTCTCCCGGAGGTTCTCCGTCGAAAGGCTTCGTTTACAATgacgtcgaggacgaggtagGAACTCATGCACCAACCGTGACCAACGTCAACCCTTCCAACACTGGACTTAGGGAAGTCGATGCAAACGTCGCCGCAAGACCGCTCGTGTATAGCACGGGCGAGAAATCCACGGACCAGGATGGTTCCCCAGTTGTCAGCCCGGATAGCGCGACAGAAGCAGAAGGGATGAACGGACCACCATCCAAAAGGCGACGCTCAAATTCAGTTGTTGCTGATACTAAGTTGCCAAACAAGATGCTCGCTAGGAGGATGGCTGGCATGATGGAGGGGAGGGAAAACGTTCCGCCTCCTGGTATTTCCAATGGGCGCCGACTGAGGGGGCGACCTTCGCCCTGA
- a CDS encoding anaphase promoting complex subunit 11 (transcript_id=CADANIAT00009679) — protein MKVTLKEWNAVATWRWDMPEDEVCGICRVQFDGTCPTCKFPGDDCSLLLGKCGHSFHMHCLMTWIQQESSKGLCPMCRQSISTLQLQLPSANSWLEFEWKQNDE, from the exons ATGAAAGTCACGCTCAAAGAATGGAATGCGGTCGCTACCTGGCGTTGGGATATGCCCGAGGATGAGGTCTGCGGTATCTGCCGCGTCCAGTTTGACGGGACTTGCCCAACCTGCAAATTTCCCGGCGACGATTGCTCATTGC TGCTTGGGAAGTGCGGCCACTCGTTCCATATG CATTGCCTCATGACTTGGATACAACAAGAGTCTTCGAAAGGACTTTGTCCTATGTGCCGACAGAGTATATCTACCCTACAACTCCAATTACCGTCGGCTAACAGTTGGCTAGAATTTGAATGGAAACAGAACGACGAATAA
- a CDS encoding translin family protein (transcript_id=CADANIAT00009675), producing MENKTDNSSAGTKRSWEGLPLHNDGKSQRFPSTTMVESASFDVLSMFEGFRDELDQHHDRRERLIKISRDITALSKKMQTLQSPNHSHSRVRTAGAPIPPSILKDVQSRFTQINDLFLSAVPETQGLNNYRYLRNLSGGIQEFIEALSFKHYLETQTLITREQVTSHLPPDILVTEDDYVMGLFDLTGELMRFAVTSLSAGNHTENDENGDGLPRLPPAQAGVVRDLREIRAEFEGVTIPRRHDYQIMRDWGKKTEIMCSSVEKVERAAYGILVRGSERPKGWKPDLSGPVEMDVY from the exons ATGGAGAATAAAACCGACAATTCCTCGGCCGGGACCAAGCGCTCCTGGGAAGGCTTACCCCTCCACAACGACGGCAAGTCACAGCGGTTTCCATCAACGACAATGGTAGAATCAGCCTCTTTCGACGTCCTCTCAATGTTCGAGGGCTTCCGCGACGAGCTAGATCAACACCACGACCGTCGTGAGCGGCTGATCAAGATAAGTCGTGATATTACAGCACTTAGCAAAAAAAT GCAAACACTGCAGAGTCCTAACCACAGCCATTCCAGAGTCCGAACGGCCGGCGCCCCCATTCCGCCATCAATTCTCAAAGACGTCCAATCCCGCTTCACCCAGATAAATGACCTCTTCCTCTCGGCTGTCCCAGAAACACAGGGTCTCAATAACTACCGCTACCTGCGCAACCTCAGCGGCGGAATCCAAGAATTCATCGAAGCCCTCTCCTTCAAACACTATCTCGAGACTCAGACCCTCATAACCCGCGAGCAAGTTACATCACATTTGCCTCCGGATATCCTAGTCACGGAAGATGACTATGTGATGGGCCTTTTTGATCTAACAGGCGAGCTCATGCGATTTGCCGTTACGTCGCTCTCCGCCGGAAATCATACtgagaatgatgaaaatGGCGACGGTTTGCCTAGACTGCCTCCTGCGCAGGCGGGTGTTGTGCGTGACCTGCGTGAGATAAGGGCTGAGTTTGAGGGTGTTACGATCCCGCGCCGCCATGATTATCAGATTATGCGAGACTGGGGGAAGAAGACGGAGATCATGTGTAGTAGTGTGGAAAAGGTTGAGCGTGCGGCGTATGGGATTCTCGTGAGAGGGAGTGAGAGGCCGAAGGGGTGGAAGCCAGATTTGTCGGGGCCGGTAGAAATGGATGTTTACTGA
- a CDS encoding protein mndB (transcript_id=CADANIAT00009674), producing MGAFTQHVLSEGWSFKDSGDQSPDAWLSVPTVPSVVHQDLQANGKLDDPFIGLNELSARWVNEKSWTYRNVFQKPTVPAGSSIFLVFDGLDTFAKVKLDGQVILESDNMFLAHRVDITKALDVEGEHTLEIDFDCALLRARELRKQHPDHKWVGFNGDTARLSVRKAQYHWGWDWGPVLMTAGIWKEVRLEVYSAKISDLWTEVHLAEDHSKARITAAAEVETQGTGNSYKATFTLSLQGQQIGKEVATLDGNVAKTTFDVQEPSLWWPNGYGDQTLYEISVSLEKEEEQAHQVSKKFGIRTAEVIQRPDKHGKSFFFRINGVDIFCGGACWIPADSLLTNITPDRYRKWIELMAVGHQVMIRVWGGGIYEDESFYQACDEVGVMVWQDFMFGCGNYPTWPEILESIEKEAEYNLRRLRHHPSIVIWVGNNEDYQVQEQQGLTYNYADKDPESWLKTDFPARYIYEHLLPKAVQKIIPSAYYHPGSPWGDGKITSDPTVGDMHQWNVWHGTQEKYQIFDTLGGRFNSEFGMEAFPHMSTIDHFVTNEADKYPQSHVLDFHNKADGHERRIATYLVENLRTATDLEVIVQAETMMFGYRGWRRQWGDERHCGGALLWQLNDCWPTISWAIVDYFLRPKPAFYAVSRVLKPLAIGVRREHHDWSVSHAQPPKTSKYELWVVSSLLKEVIGKVELRFISIKTGLAIHESIVRENVTIVPNGTTNILDGVIDHAVDEPHVLAARLWVDGELVARDVDWPQPFKYLDLSDRGLEITRISKTESEQVLELSARKPVKCLVFEERDNVRVSDSAIDIVPGDEQFVTIKGLKRSDAPLKYKFLGQ from the exons ATGGGTGCCTTCACACAACACGTTCTTTCAGAGGGTTGGAGCTTTAAGGACAGCGGTGATCAGTCCCCAGATGCCTGGTTGTCGGTTCCCACTGTTCCTTCTGTCGTCCATCAAGACTTACAGGCAAATGGCAA ATTAGATGATCCGTTCATTGGCCTCAACGAATTGAGTGCAAGATGGGTCAACGAGAAGTCATGGACCTACCGAAacgtcttccagaagccaACCGTTCCTGCTGGATCTTCAATCTTTTTAGTCTTTGACGGACTGGATACTTTCGCCAAGGTCAAACTCGATGGCCAGGTCATTCTAGAGAGCGATAACATGTTTCTTGCTCACCGGGTGGATATCACAAAAGCCCTAGATGTGGAAGGCGAGCATACACTCGAGATTGATTTCGATTGTGCCTTACTTCGTGCTCGAGAACTTCGAAAGCAGCACCCAGATCATAAATGGGTTGGTTTCAATGGAGACACTGCGAGATTGAGCGTCAGAAAAGCTCAGTATCATTGGGGTTGGGACTGGGGGCCAGTCCTGATGACAGCAGGCATTTGGAAAGAAGTGCGACTTGAAGTTTATTCCGCGAAAATTTCAGATCTCTGGACAGAGGTGCACCTAGCCGAGGACCACTCCAAGGCTCGCATTACCGCTGCCGCAGAGGTTGAGACCCAAGGGACCGGCAACTCGTACAAAGCTACTTTTACGTTGAGCCTTCAAGGGCAGCAGATCGGCAAAGAGGTAGCTACTCTGGACGGCAATGTCGCTAAGACGACGTTCGATGTTCAAGAACCGTCGCTTTGGTGGCCGAATGGATACGGAGACCAAACTTTATATGAGATCTCGGTGTCtctggaaaaggaagaagaacaagcccATCAGGTCTCGAAAAAGTTTGGCATTCGGACTGCGGAGGTCATCCAGCGGCCGGACAAGCATGGaaaatccttcttcttccgcattAACGGTGTTGATATTTTCTGCGGCGGTGCATGTTGGATTCCCGCTGATAGTCTTCTGACCAATATCACACCCGATCGTTATCGCAAATGGATCGAGTTAATGGCTGTCGGCCATCAGGTGATGATTCG TGTTTGGGGTGGCGGCATCTACGAGGATGAGAGCTTCTACCAGGCCTGTGATGAGGTCGGTGTAATGGTATGGCAAGATTTTATGTTCGGCTGCGGTAACTATCCGACGTGGCCTGAGATTCTTGAGTCGATCGAAAAAGAGGCCGAATATAACCTGCGGAGATTGCGCCACCACCCTTCCATCGTTATCTGGGTTGGAAACAACGAGGACTATCAGGTACAGGAGCAGCAAGGGCTCACTTACAATTATGCAGACAAGGATCCGGAGAGTTGGCTCAAGACGGATTTCCCGGCCCGCTATATCTACGAGCATCTTCTACCAAAGGCCGTCCAAAAAATAATTCCATCGGCATATTACCATCCTGGCAGCCCGTGGGGCGATGGCAAAATCACTTCTGACCCGACCGTAGGGGATATGCATCAGTGGAATG TATGGCACGGTACACAGGAGAAATACCAAATCTTCGATACTCTTGGCGGCCGCTTTAACAGCGAGTTCGGAATGGAAGCGTTCCCTCACATGTCCACCATCGACCACTTCGTCACAAATGAAGCCGACAAATACCCCCAGTCACACGTCCTGGATTTCCACAATAAGGCAGACGGTCACGAGCGGAGGATTGCCACGTACCTCGTTGAGAATCTACGAACGGCAACAGACTTAGAAGTCA TCGTCCAAGCAGAAACGATGATGTTTGGTTACCGCGGATGGCGCCGCCAGTGGGGAGATGAGAGACATTGTGGAGGTGCACTGCTCTGGCAATTGAACGACTGCTGGCCAACCATCTCCTGGGCCATTGTAGACTACTTTCTGCGCCCCAAACCTGCGTTCTATGCCGTCAGCCGTGTTTTGAAGCCGCTTGCCATTGGTGTGCGCCGGGAGCACCACGATTGGAGTGTCTCCCACGCACAACCGCCTAAGACTAGCAAGTACGAGCTATGGGTCGTCAGCAGTCTGCTGAAGGAGGTGATCGGAAAGGTCGAACTTAGGTTTATATCCATCAAGACTGGTCTTGCTATTCACGAGTCTATCGTCCGCGAGAATGTCACCATTGTACCCAATGGCACTACTAACATCTTGGACGGAGTCATCGATCACGCAGTCGACGAGCCGCATGTCCTTGCTGCCAGACTCTGGGTGGATGGCGAGCTTGTGGCTAGAGATGTTGATTGGCCGCAGCCGTTCAAGTACCTTGATCTCTCTGACCGAGGACTAGAGATTACGAGGATTTCCAAGACCGAAAGCGAGCAGGTACTTGAATTGAGCGCCAGGAAGCCAGTCAAATGCTTGGTCTTTGAGGAACGAGACAATGTCCGAGTCAGCGACAGTGCTATTGACATCGTGCCGGGCGATGAGCAGTTTGTTACTATTAAGGGCTTAAAGCGTAGTGATGCGCCGCTGAAGTACAAATTCCTTGGACAGTAG
- a CDS encoding uncharacterized protein (transcript_id=CADANIAT00009680): MSLPKPSISPSISSSPSNQSLRRPLSRPHSIDQAAHPQTQPQSIDHYEQASLNTGATVDSHLAEHNDQIYHETAPSFASQMLSQPFFTLIEDTHTSEYYHPTVHYIFSDDDTDIVTEAALRSLESEQDALPNPSIKGKSKAVHRHPSRVGEHESETPYEDDNPARKESLLPDPIPGVRDNYIILDIDHVPSRQENEYPAGMSPGTHPQDQPQGPTPDIANPLITEQQLPPQGQFRITSAHSLSPSWQILNTQLLPAPTFENSSKKPLNGGLMLQIQGTSGLPFGILDRDKEASGQRLEDMMDQFARRMEELRMVIENGERGMAVGREGPVQETSLLGEPSARDIADVAPVVESEEVQKTEAVPGDQ, translated from the coding sequence ATGTCTCTACCTAAACCCTCTATATCGCCCTCTATCtcctcatcaccctcaaacCAGTCCCTTCGCCGTCCGTTGTCCCGTCCACACAGCATCGACCAAGCCGCGCATCCGCAGACGCAACCGCAGTCTATCGATCACTATGAGCAGGCAAGCTTGAACACCGGCGCAACCGTCGACTCACACCTCGCAGAACACAATGACCAAATTTACCACGAGACCGCGCCTTCATTTGCATCGCAAATGCTCTCCCAGCCATTCTTCACCCTGATCGAAGACACCCACACCTCTGAATACTATCACCCAACAGTCCACTACATCTTTTCGGACGACGACACAGACATCGTAACGGAAGCTGCGCTGCGCTCGCTTGAATCTGAGCAGGATGCCCTTCCGAATCCAAGTATTAAGGGCAAGTCAAAAGCGGTGCACCGGCATCCTTCAAGGGTGGGAGAGCACGAGTCAGAGACCCCATACGAGGACGATAATCCGGCAAGGAAGGAATCTCTCCTTCCGGATCCAATACCCGGCGTACGCGATAATTATATAATCCTCGATATCGATCATGTACCGTCCAGACAGGAGAACGAATATCCTGCAGGAATGTCTCCTGGAACGCACCCGCAAGACCAGCCGCAAGGCCCGACACCAGATATAGCCAACCCACTAATCACTGAACAGCAGCTACCTCCGCAAGGTCAATTCAGAATCACGTCCGCACATAGCCTCTCACCATCCTGGCAAATCCTGAACACTCAACTCCTTCCGGCACCGACATTCGAAAATTCTTCTAAGAAACCGCTGAACGGCGGCCTCATGCTCCAAATCCAGGGAACATCTGGCCTACCATTTGGTATACTTGACAGGGACAAGGAAGCAAGCGGTCAGCGGTTGGAGGACATGATGGATCAGTTTGCGAGGCGAATGGAAGAACTGAGAATGGTTATCGAGAATGGAGAGCGGGGAATGGCGGTTGGGAGAGAAGGGCCAGTACAAGAGACCAGCCTGCTCGGAGAGCCGAGTGCCCGGGATATAGCGGACGTTGCCCCTGTGGTAGAGAGTGAAGAAGTCCAAAAGACAGAAGCTGTCCCTGGGGACCAGTAG